The genomic stretch AGGCGAGACGATGGGGATATTTCAGCTTGAAAGCCGGGGGATGAGGGCCTTGATCAAAGAACTGAAACCTGACAGGTTCGAGGATATCATTGCGTTGAACGCCCTCTACCGGCCGGGCCCTCTTGAAAGCGGTATGGCTAAGGATTTTACGGACAGGAAAAAAGGGCTGACAAAAACAAAATATGAACTTGCCGAACTTGAGCCGATACTAAAGGAGACATACGGCGTCATACTTTATCAGGAGCAGGTAATGGAGATCGCCAGTTCGATCGCCGGATTTACGATGGGTGAAGCTGACGTTCTGCGTTATGCCATGGGCAAAAAAAATACCCGCGAAATGGCAAAACAAAGGGAAAAGTTCATCAAAGGCACATTAGAAAAAGGGTTTTCTCAGAAGAAAGCTAAAGAGCTTTTTGATCTTTGTGAGCATTTCTCGGGATATGGCTTCAATAAATCACATAGCACAGCGTACTCGATAATCTCTTACCAGACAGCATATCTCAAAGCTCATTATCCGAAAGAATTCATGGCGGCGCTGCTGACCTCGGTCATCGGGGACACCGACAAGATAACCTCCTATATCGTGGAATGCTTGAGGATGGGCATCAGCGTCCTTCCGCCGGACATAAATGAGAGCGGGAGGGATTTTTCCGTGAGCGAAAAGGGTGTCCGTTTCGCGCTTGCGGCTGTGAAGAACATAGGGTTCAATGCGATAGACGCTATCGTCGCACAAAGGGCAGAATCGGGGAGTTTCGTTTCTTTTGAGAAATTTTGCGAGAGGATGGACCAGAGAGCGGTAAATAAAAAAGTCATCGAAAGCCTGATAAAATGCGGAGCTTTTGATTCTACCGGAGAGGACAGGGGCGTGCTGTTGTCACGATATGAAAAAGTATTATCCCGGGTCAACAAAGTTTCCTCTGTGCATCACAAGCGACAGACCAACCTGTTCGGCGAGAGCGTCAACCTGTCCGCTGTCCAGGAAGAACCTGAAGCGGAAAATGCCGCGGTATTTTCAAAAGAGCAGATACTAAGGATGGAGAAAGAAATGCTAGGGGTGTATCTTTCCGGGCATCCCATGCAGGGCGTGAGCGAGCAGATGGAATTACTGTCAAATACCAAGATCTCCGACATAGCGCATGAAAAAGAGGGTGCAAATGTCAGGGTCGGAGGGGTATTCAGCGGGGTGCGAAAGGTCACCACGCGCAAAAAAGAAACGATGGCGGTAGCGCGTTTTGAAGACCTTACGGGATCGATACAGGTCGTTATTTTTCCAAGGACCTATGAAAGGTATTCTTCCATGATAGTCGAGGATGTCCCTGTTATACTGAAAGGGAGAGCTGATTTTAAGAACGATGAACTGCAGGTGATCTGCGAGGAGATAGAGATCCTTGACAGGGTGAAGACAAAAAGGGGTATGCATATAGAGATACCTCAAAGGCTTCTGCAGGAAGATATCTCAAGGCTCAAGACCGTATTTGCGGTATTCCCGGGAGCGGAGGCTACATTCCTGCATATCGGCGGCAAGGTGATATCGGCTTCAGAGAACTACAGGATATCGATCTCTCCGGCCCTCATCGACCAGGTGGAAAAGATCACGGGTAAAGGATCTACATGGATAACGTTCCACGAGACTTAATCTCTTCAAGGAGGTGTAAAGATGGAATTAAGATTTAACAAAGACGGGCTTGTCCCGGCCATCGCCCAGGATCATAAGACAGGGGATGTCCTGATGCTCGCCTACATGAACGCCGAGTCGCTTGAAAAGACCCTGAAAGACAAGAAGGCGTGGTACTGGAGCAGGAGCAGGAACAAACTATGGATGAAAGGGGAAACTTCCGGAAATGTCCAGCGGGTCAAGGAGGTCTTATATGACTGCGATGAGGACGCGATACTATTAAAGGTAGAGCAGACCGGACCTGCCTGCCATACCGGCAACCGCAGTTGTTTTTACAGGAAATTTGAATTATAATTAATATATGGACAAAGTCGAACTGGAAGTAAAATTAAGAAAAGACAAACCTAACCGCGTCAGAAACAGCGGGGCAGTGCCTGCGGTAATCTACGGTAAGGATTTTGAGACCCTTTCCGTGGAAGTGGACGCTAAAAAGATGTCGACGCTTTTCGGCGCGGGATCAAATAAAAACGTCCTGATAACACTGAAAGTCCATGACGGGAAAAAATTGTCGGACTTTCCGGTCCTGGCGCACGAAATACAAACTAATGCCTTGAACGACAATATCTCCCACATAGACTTCTTGAGAATAAACATGAAAGAAGAAATAAAGACAAAAGTATCCGTAATATCGATCGGTGAAGCCACAGGCGTGAAACTTGACGGCGGAATACTGGTACAGGCGCTCAGGCAGATAGAAGTAAAATGTCTGCCGGCAGACATACCCGGCAAGATCGAAATAGATGTAACGGCTTTGAAGATCGGCGATTCGATCCATGTCGGAGATATCACTCCTCCAAAAGGCGTGACGATCACGTCTACCAGGGACGATGTGGTCATCACGGTCACGATGCCGACCAAGGAAGAGGAAGTGGCCCCTGTTGCGGCCGCTGTCGTTGAAGGTGTGGTAACGGAGGAAGGCGCAGTGCCGGCAGAAGGTGCAGCGGCGGTTGAAGGCGCCGAACCGCAAAAAGACAAAGATAAAGACAAGGAAAAAGTTCCTGCAGAAGCAGCGGCAAAAGCAAAAGCTCCTCAAAAACCATCTAAATAAAACAGAAAAATCACCCGCAAGTTTAAGACCTTAGAAAGCGATATATTATATAGACAGCGGTGTTTTTGTCAGCCGCATTAGTTTCGTTGACTTTATTGCGGCGAGAAGGTATCATTTTGAAAAAGGAGGAGTAAGTCATGGGCGAGATGGCCACAAGCGGAGGAGGCATCCATCCGGGTGCGCCTATAATATGGCCCACATTAAAACCCACTTCTTCTTCGCAGTCTCAAAGCCAGCAAACGCAGACGACCCAGACAACGGAGCAATCTTCGACGACATCTACGGCGCAGAGCAGCAGCCAGGCTGCCGCAACATCGCAGTCATCTGCTGTCTCTCAGTCGGCGACCTCATCGGTCACAGTGACGAGCTCAGCTTCACCTCAGGTCAGGGAACTCACCGTAAATGACATAAAAACCCATCTATTGTCTTTGCAGCTCGTAGATTCCGAAACAAACGTAAAACTGGCCTCACTGATGCTCAGGTTCGGCATCGAACTAAGCAGGGAAAATTTTGTAAAAGCCCTGGGGATGCTGGAGGGGACCGATAAATCGCTGAGTACCCAGGAATCAGCCCTTGTCCTATTGTCAAAGGGCATCACTGGGTCAAAAGAGGCTTTGACGATGCTCTCATCGCACCTGGCAGAGACTCCTGCGATCAGCAGCCAGCTTTCCTCTATCAAGAGCGCGATGAACCAGCTTTCCGGAGTCCTGGCATCCAACCAGGCGCTTCTTTCACCGGTGATGGTATCCCAGCTGGCCGCCTTGCTGGCTCAATTCTCCGATGTGATCGAAGGGCTGCCAAAAAAATATAAATTCGGCAGTGAGAGCACGAATTCCATCGGAAGGGATGACCTGATAAATGATGTAAGAGCGTTAAAATCCCTGCTCGACGGTGTCCAGGAGAAAAACCTGTCGCAGGAAAACAAGACGACATCCGAAAACGAGGTTTTAAGATCAACAATGATGACGACTGCAAAAAAACTTGAAGGCCTTTTGGACAACCTTCTTTCGCAGGTCATTCTGAGCAAGAAATCCGCTGACGGTCAGCTGGGCAAGCAGGATTACCTTTATTATCAGATACCCAACAGCCTTGCGGACCCGGTAAAGACGATAGACCTTATCATCAAGCGCGATCCAAACAGCAAAAACGCGGTGAACCCGGAAGATACGCAGATGGTGATAGGTCTTGAGACAGAGAACCTGGGCAAGATGGTGATAGCTGTGACCCTGAAGGATAAATCAGTTAAGTTCCTTTTTAATACGGAGGTCGAAGCGACCAAAAAACTTGTCGATGAACAAAATATATTGATAAAAGAGACTCTCTCAGACAAAGGATATCATGTCGAGAATGTCTCTTCCCGCGTCAATACATCGATGTGCATAATCAAGCCTTACCTGATCCCGCTTCTGGGGCTTGACCATCTGTTCAGGATAGACAGTACTATTTAGATCGGAAACGGAAAATGGCCGAAAAAAAAGAAGCAGGGCCGGAACAAAAACCCGACATCGAATTGATCCCGGCGGAAAAAAAACGCACAGCCGTCGCATTGAGATATGATATCGAAAAAGACGCGGCCCCTCTTGTCCTGGCTTCGGGAAGAGGTCTCGTCGCCGATGAGATCCTCAGGATCGCTGAAGAGAACGAGATCCCCCTTTACGAAAATCCGCGGCTTGCAGATATACTTTCAAAGCTTGAGCTTGATACACAGATACCTCAGGAGATGTACATACTTGTGGCCGAGGTCCTCTACTTTGTCTATCAACTGGACAGGATGGCGGAGAAAAGACAAAATCTGGTAAAAAAGATAAAAGATGAGACAAAAAAGTAGAGGACAGACTTACTGATCAGCCGTTTTGACACCCCTCGCCCCCCCTAAAAATAACGCCCTTTAAAAACAAACAAAAAAGTTCTTGAAATTTTGCAACGCTTGTGTATAATATATAACAAATGATAGATACAGAAATGAGGGCGGAATAATTAATGCCTGACCGGATATTATCAATAGGGCAAAGTGCTCTCGAGAGCTCTGACGCAAAAGTCAAAGCGATGATGAATAATATCGTCAATGCCCAGACGCCGGGCTATAAAAAGTCAGATGTTTCTATAAAATCTTTCCCGCTGATGCTGGAGAACGAGACGCAGTCGCTTGAATCAGGCGGCCGTTCCGGAGCGATGATGCCCAAGGTGACCGGAGTATTCCGCGATCAGGCTCACGGTCCGATATTCAAGACCGGCGGAGCAACGGATGCGGCAATAGGAGGCGACGGATATTTTGTCCTCCAGGGAAACGAAGGCGAGGTCTTTACAAGGGACGGAAGGTTCACTCTTGACCAGGACGGGAAGCTTATCAGTATTTCCGGAAAATATCCGGTCCTCGGAAAGAGCGGCCCTATCGTGGTGATCCCGGGATCAAGTATCGCGATCTCACAGAACGGAAGTGTTCTTGTAGATGATGTACAGGTCGACATGCTCAGGGTCGTGGTATTTAACGACCCTAAAAAGCTCGAACCGATAAATAATTCGCTTTTTAAAGCATCTTCTATTGATGAAGCGACATACGAGGAAGATGATAACCCGCGGGTCATACAGGGCTATATCGAATCTTCGAACGTGAGCATCATGGACGAATACATGGAAATGATATTGTTAAGCAGGATGTATGATGGAAATACAAAGATCATTCAGTCTAGAGATGCAGCGTTGGCTAAGGCCATCGAGCTTGGAAAACCGGCACAATGATAAATAGCAGGATAACAAAGGGAGGATAATAAATATGTTCCAGCCATTATACGTGGCCGCGACCGGGCTTAACACTTTCGAGGATGAAATAACCGACATCACAAACAATCTCGCAAATTCCAAGACAGTCGGTTTCAAAAAGGGGCGGACTGAAAAAGAAAGCCTTTTTGTCATGGAAAAGAATTTCTCGTCGCATTTAAATGAAGCGATAAGAAGGCAGCAGGAGGAAGGGGTAGGGACAAGCGCGGTCGAGTTCGGTACCGGAGTCAGGGTCGTTTCCACCCCGAAGGACTTTACCCAGGGCACTATTGAGACGACGAACAATCCTACAGATATTGCCATATCGGGGGAAGGTTTTTTCCAGATAAGTATGCCTGACGGCAAGATAGCCTATAGCAGAGCAGGAGGCTTCCATGTTGACAGCGATGGTAACTTCGTAGACCCGAACGGCCATTTGTTGGACCCGCCGGTGATATTGCCGCAGAATACGACAAGCATTCTTATAAAGGAAAACGGCATGGTGTTTGTTTCGATAAACAACTCGATAGACCTCACGGAAGTAGGGCAGATAAATCTTGCAAAGTTCACAAGTCCCGCCGGACTGAAAAGCCTCGGACAAAACCTTTATGAAGAGACGACAGCGTCGGGGTCTCCGATGATCGGACTGCCTACTCAGGAAGGATACGGATCGTTGCAGCAGTCGGCGCTGGAACAGTCAAATGTGGACGTCATTTCGGAAATGATGAGAATGATAATGGTCCAAAGGGTTTTTGATACAGTTACAAAAGCCGTGCAAACCTATGATGCGATGCTAACATCCGTAGAAAGGATGAAGGCGTAGAAAGATGAAGGGCTAATCAACGGGATGCTTTTAAAAAAGTCATCAACGCTATTGGTTTTTGGTATACTTTTATTAGTATTGCCTTGTTTTGCTGCTATGTCCGTAGAAGAAAATATTTCGGAAGCGGTAAAAAATGAGATTGTCAGAAGAAACCAGGCGTTGGAAGACAGCAGGATCGATGTCGGGTTCAAAGATCCTGATGCGATCTTTGAGGGCCTGACAAGTAAAAAAGAAAAATTGACTTACAAAATAGGTATTCCGGAAAATAGAAGGCTTTCGGGAAATTTAGTGATACCTGTAAATGTCTATGCCGGCAGAAACTTTATTGAACAAGTAAACGTCAATTGTTCAATAAAAATATTCAAAAAGATATTGGTCAGTTCGGCGAAGATAAACAAAGGAGCAATATTGACTGGGAAAGAGATGTCTTTGATCGAGAAGGATATTTCTGTCCTGCCCTCGACAGTCATATTTGAGCAGGACAGCATACTGGGCAAAGAGGCTATGACTTTTATTCCTAAAGGGACAGTCCTTCTCGACTGGATGTTCAAGGAGGTCCCTGTCGTGAGGAAAGGCGATATCGTAGAACTTTATAAAGCGGTTTCGGGTGTCAATGTAAGCGTGAAAGCGGTCGTGCTTGAAGACAGCTATCTGGGTAAAAACGTCAGAGTGAGGAACCTGTCTTCGCAAAAGACGGTGGAGGGCATTGTCAGAAGTTCAAAAGAAGTAGAGGCATTATGATATTCAGGCAGATGTTAAAAGCAAAGATCCACCGCTTGACGGTCACGGAGTCAAGGCTTGATTATGAGGGAAGCATAACGATAGACAAAACCCTGCTGGAAACTTCAGGGATAGTCGAATCGGAAAAAGTACATGTCGTGAATGTCTCGA from Candidatus Saganbacteria bacterium encodes the following:
- the hisI gene encoding phosphoribosyl-AMP cyclohydrolase yields the protein MELRFNKDGLVPAIAQDHKTGDVLMLAYMNAESLEKTLKDKKAWYWSRSRNKLWMKGETSGNVQRVKEVLYDCDEDAILLKVEQTGPACHTGNRSCFYRKFEL
- a CDS encoding 50S ribosomal protein L25, whose amino-acid sequence is MDKVELEVKLRKDKPNRVRNSGAVPAVIYGKDFETLSVEVDAKKMSTLFGAGSNKNVLITLKVHDGKKLSDFPVLAHEIQTNALNDNISHIDFLRINMKEEIKTKVSVISIGEATGVKLDGGILVQALRQIEVKCLPADIPGKIEIDVTALKIGDSIHVGDITPPKGVTITSTRDDVVITVTMPTKEEEVAPVAAAVVEGVVTEEGAVPAEGAAAVEGAEPQKDKDKDKEKVPAEAAAKAKAPQKPSK
- a CDS encoding flagellar hook-length control protein FliK, translating into MGEMATSGGGIHPGAPIIWPTLKPTSSSQSQSQQTQTTQTTEQSSTTSTAQSSSQAAATSQSSAVSQSATSSVTVTSSASPQVRELTVNDIKTHLLSLQLVDSETNVKLASLMLRFGIELSRENFVKALGMLEGTDKSLSTQESALVLLSKGITGSKEALTMLSSHLAETPAISSQLSSIKSAMNQLSGVLASNQALLSPVMVSQLAALLAQFSDVIEGLPKKYKFGSESTNSIGRDDLINDVRALKSLLDGVQEKNLSQENKTTSENEVLRSTMMTTAKKLEGLLDNLLSQVILSKKSADGQLGKQDYLYYQIPNSLADPVKTIDLIIKRDPNSKNAVNPEDTQMVIGLETENLGKMVIAVTLKDKSVKFLFNTEVEATKKLVDEQNILIKETLSDKGYHVENVSSRVNTSMCIIKPYLIPLLGLDHLFRIDSTI
- a CDS encoding EscU/YscU/HrcU family type III secretion system export apparatus switch protein; translation: MAEKKEAGPEQKPDIELIPAEKKRTAVALRYDIEKDAAPLVLASGRGLVADEILRIAEENEIPLYENPRLADILSKLELDTQIPQEMYILVAEVLYFVYQLDRMAEKRQNLVKKIKDETKK
- a CDS encoding flagellar hook-basal body protein, with translation MPDRILSIGQSALESSDAKVKAMMNNIVNAQTPGYKKSDVSIKSFPLMLENETQSLESGGRSGAMMPKVTGVFRDQAHGPIFKTGGATDAAIGGDGYFVLQGNEGEVFTRDGRFTLDQDGKLISISGKYPVLGKSGPIVVIPGSSIAISQNGSVLVDDVQVDMLRVVVFNDPKKLEPINNSLFKASSIDEATYEEDDNPRVIQGYIESSNVSIMDEYMEMILLSRMYDGNTKIIQSRDAALAKAIELGKPAQ
- the flgG gene encoding flagellar basal-body rod protein FlgG, whose translation is MFQPLYVAATGLNTFEDEITDITNNLANSKTVGFKKGRTEKESLFVMEKNFSSHLNEAIRRQQEEGVGTSAVEFGTGVRVVSTPKDFTQGTIETTNNPTDIAISGEGFFQISMPDGKIAYSRAGGFHVDSDGNFVDPNGHLLDPPVILPQNTTSILIKENGMVFVSINNSIDLTEVGQINLAKFTSPAGLKSLGQNLYEETTASGSPMIGLPTQEGYGSLQQSALEQSNVDVISEMMRMIMVQRVFDTVTKAVQTYDAMLTSVERMKA
- the flgA gene encoding flagellar basal body P-ring formation chaperone FlgA; this translates as MSVEENISEAVKNEIVRRNQALEDSRIDVGFKDPDAIFEGLTSKKEKLTYKIGIPENRRLSGNLVIPVNVYAGRNFIEQVNVNCSIKIFKKILVSSAKINKGAILTGKEMSLIEKDISVLPSTVIFEQDSILGKEAMTFIPKGTVLLDWMFKEVPVVRKGDIVELYKAVSGVNVSVKAVVLEDSYLGKNVRVRNLSSQKTVEGIVRSSKEVEAL